A genome region from Carya illinoinensis cultivar Pawnee chromosome 2, C.illinoinensisPawnee_v1, whole genome shotgun sequence includes the following:
- the LOC122296822 gene encoding probable galacturonosyltransferase-like 1: MPIPQTTKHRHHHFSLLLILFLLCFNATATQQFREAPKFYNSLTCPSIPATAEQSSDEAVHVAMTLDTSYLRGSMAAILSVLQHSSCPENIIFHFVSSSSSASSNILSTTISNSFPYLKFRVYAFDDSAVSGLISTSIRAALDCPLNYARNYLANILPPSVRRVVYLDSDLVLVDDVAKLAATPLGDRAVLAAPEYCNANFTSYFTPTFWSNPSLSMTFVGRDACYFNTGVMVIDLQRWRAGDYTTKIVDWMELQKRMRIYELGSLPPFLLVFAGYIAPVDHKWNQHGLGGDNFRGLCRDLHPGPASLLHWSGKGKPWDRLDANRPCPLDALWAPYDLLKTQFSLES; encoded by the coding sequence ATGCCAATACCACAAACAACAAAGCACCGCCACCACCACTTCTCACTTCTCCTGATCCTCTTCCTCCTCTGCTTCAACGCCACCGCTACTCAACAATTCCGTGAAGCCCCCAAGTTCTACAATTCCCTTACCTGTCCTTCTATTCCTGCTACCGCCGAGCAGAGCTCCGATGAGGCTGTTCACGTCGCAATGACCCTCGACACCTCTTACCTCCGTGGCTCAATGGCTGCCATTCTCTCCGTCCTCCAACACTCTTCCTGCCCTGAGAACATCATTTTCCACTtcgtctcctcctcctcctccgctTCCTCTAACATTCTCAGCACCACCATCTCAAACTCCTTCCCATACTTGAAGTTCCGGGTCTACGCCTTCGACGATTCGGCCGTGTCGGGACTCATCTCCACCTCGATCCGAGCCGCTTTGGACTGTCCTCTCAACTACGCACGGAACTACTTGGCCAATATCCTCCCTCCAAGTGTCAGGCGCGTCGTCTATCTCGATTCTGACTTGGTCCTCGTCGACGACGTTGCCAAGCTCGCTGCGACCCCGCTAGGTGATCGAGCTGTCCTCGCCGCACCCGAGTACTGCAACGCGAACTTCACTTCATACTTCACACCGACGTTTTGGTCCAACCCGTCTCTGTCCATGACCTTCGTGGGTCGTGACGCGTGTTACTTCAACACCGGCGTGATGGTCATTGACTTGCAGCGGTGGCGAGCCGGAGACTACACGACTAAGATAGTGGATTGGATGGAGCTCCAGAAACGAATGCGGATCTACGAGCTGGGCTCTCTGCCACCATTTTTGTTGGTTTTCGCCGGGTATATAGCTCCGGTGGATCACAAATGGAACCAGCACGGTCTTGGTGGAGACAACTTTCGTGGACTGTGCCGGGATTTGCATCCCGGTCCGGCGAGTCTGTTGCATTGGAGCGGGAAGGGCAAGCCATGGGATCGGCTAGACGCGAACCGGCCATGCCCGTTGGACGCGTTGTGGGCACCTTACGATCTCTTAAAGACACAGTTTTCTCTCGAGTCTTAG
- the LOC122296829 gene encoding E3 ubiquitin-protein ligase RNF185-like produces the protein MASGFGESTSLPRQNSRCSGNIGNDAGDFECNICFELAQDPIVTLCGHLFCWPCVYRWLHHHSQSQECPVCKALIQEEKLVPLYGGGKTQSDPRSKSYPGIDIPHRPVGPRPQSTTPPPPDATRFNFGSHGFGFMGGFMPMMTARISNFTLASAFGGLIPSLFNIQFQGFPDATVYGQTSGFPYGFHSFHWGHAHHRFHQQTSRVRQADNVLKNTFILISIFVIIALLICW, from the coding sequence ATGGCAAGTGGATTTGGGGAATCAACAAGTTTGCCACGGCAAAACTCGCGTTGCTCGGGCAATATTGGCAATGATGCGGGAGATTTTGAATGCAATATCTGCTTCGAGTTAGCTCAGGACCCAATTGTTACTCTTTGCGGCCACCTCTTCTGTTGGCCATGTGTATACAGATGGCTCCATCATCACTCTCAGTCCCAGGAATGCCCGGTTTGCAAGGCCTTAATACAGGAGGAGAAATTGGTTCCTCTCTACGGAGGGGGCAAAACACAGAGTGACCCAAGATCAAAGTCGTATCCGGGTATCGATATTCCTCACCGCCCGGTGGGGCCGAGGCCCCAAAGTACTACCCCGCCTCCGCCTGATGCAACTCGGTTTAACTTTGGAAGTCATGGATTTGGATTTATGGGTGGTTTTATGCCAATGATGACAGCTAGGATTAGTAACTTCACCTTGGCTTCTGCTTTTGGTGGTTTGATTCCATCATTATTCAATATTCAGTTTCAAGGCTTCCCGGATGCCACTGTGTACGGGCAGACTTCTGGTTTTCCCTATGGGTTTCATTCGTTTCATTGGGGCCATGCTCATCACAGGTTTCATCAGCAAACAAGTCGAGTACGGCAGGCTGATAATGTTTTGAAGAACACTTTTATACTGATTAGCATATTTGTGATCATTGCTCTTCTAATTTGTTGGTAA
- the LOC122296838 gene encoding calcium uniporter protein 2, mitochondrial-like yields MAFRKTLARRFFNITKASAQTLANSCVSLSSVVWRVPPYPNEASIAPDPCHNGIFRHFLHKRASFQSELRLLPLGENLMSKLKSIGVAQNRIQLDGLMPLAESTSGATEGLTVEDARKLLRVAQLEKVKERLREIHKNWIPYSDFNRVCIEVCSDPDQSLALAKMLDESGTVIVLGNAVFLRPEQITKAIQSLIPLAEANPGHRRQKELEEMEKQKAAIDKEADVLVRRELWCGLGLLVVQTAGCMRLTFWELSWDVMEPVCFYLTSMYCMAGYAFFLRTSKEPSFQGFYQGRFEVKQKRLMGFHGFDIARYNELQRACYPNSSSSQQAASSSSTAPMFNRWF; encoded by the exons ATGGCGTTCAGGAAGACTCTAGCTCGGCGTTTCTTCAATATAACCAAGGCCTCCGCCCAAACCCTCGCCAATTCCTGTGTTTCTTTGTCCTCTGTGGTCTGGAGGGTCCCACCCTATCCTAACGAAGCTTCCATCGCTCCCGATCCCTGTCACAACGGCATTTTCCGGCATTTCCTTCACAAGAGAGCGTCCTTCCAGTCGGAGCTACGACTGCTTCCTCTCGGGGAGAACTTGATGTCGAAGCTAAAGTCCATAGGCGTTGCCCAGAACCGGATCCAACTTGACGGCCTGATGCCTCTGGCGGAGAGTACTTCGGGAGCGACGGAAGGCCTGACGGTTGAAGATGCGAGAAAGTTGCTGAGGGTGGCGCAGCTGGAAAAGGTGAAGGAGAGGCTGAGAGAGATCCATAAAAACTGGATACCTTATTCGGACTTCAATCGGGTCTGTATAGAAGTCTGCTCCGATCCTGATCAAAGTCTCGCCTTGGCCAAGATGCTCGATGAGTCCGGAACCGTAATCGTGTTGGGAAACGCTGTCTTCCTAAGGCCTGAGCAG ATAACAAAAGCCATCCAAAGCCTTATTCCTCTAGCGGAAGCCAACCCGGGTCACCGGAGACAAAAGGAGCTGGAGGAGATGGAGAAGCAGAAGGCGGCCATTGACAAAGAGGCCGATGTCTTGGTGCGCCGGGAACTCTGGTGTGGGCTGGGATTGTTGGTGGTCCAGACAGCTGGGTGCATGAGGCTAACATTTTGGGAGCTGTCATGGGATGTGATGGAGCCAGTTTGCTTCTACTTAACGTCAATGTACTGCATGGCTGGCTATGCCTTCTTCCTCAGGACCTCCAAAGAGCCTTCTTTCCAAGGGTTCTATCAGGGCAGGTTTGAAGTAAAGCAGAAGCGTCTCATGGGGTTTCATGGTTTTGACATTGCAAGGTATAATGAGCTCCAGAGAGCATGTTATCCCAATTCATCTTCTTCCCAACAAGCAGCTTCTTCAAGTAGTACTGCTCCAATGTTCAATCGATGGTTTTGA
- the LOC122296844 gene encoding UPF0496 protein At2g18630-like yields MGGRFSKRTGVDVPPAQSLQIQNNSQFTPDLSSYEAACMLDPDLQSFDATLQERTGRVISSLASGVEVRSLSFDSLREVTNSLLEMNQEVVKVILECKRDIWNNQELFSLVEDFFENSLKTLDFCGALENCLKRTRDNQLIIQVAVKNFEEVDDGVDGVRYAKTLQELRKFKAAGDPFTDEFFALFQSVYQHHVSMLEKLQLRKRKLDKKLKSLKTWRRVSNVLFVAAFVSVLVLSVVAAAIAAPPVVTALAGALAVPIGSVGKWCNALWKRYENAVKGQREVISSMQVGTYITMKDLDTIRVMVNKLEIEIESMLQNVDFALREEEAVNLAMDEIKKKLELFMDTIDNLSTHADKCSRDIRRARTVILQQIIRHPTN; encoded by the coding sequence ATGGGAGGAAGATTTAGCAAAAGGACTGGTGTTGATGTCCCACCAGCCCAATCCctccaaatacaaaacaatagcCAATTCACACCCGATCTGAGCTCCTATGAGGCGGCGTGTATGCTTGATCCAGATTTGCAGTCATTTGATGCCACCCTCCAAGAACGAACCGGCCGGGTCATCAGCTCGCTTGCCTCGGGGGTGGAGGTTCGGTCCTTATCTTTTGACTCACTTAGAGAGGTCACCAATAGTCTGCTTGAAATGAACCAGGAAGTTGTCAAAGTCATTCTAGAGTGTAAAAGAGATATATGGAACAATCAAGAATTGTTCTCATTGGTGGAAGATTTTTTTGAGAACAGTCTGAAGACATTGGACTTCTGTGGTGCCCTTGAGAACTGCCTGAAGCGCACACGTGATAACCAGTTGATAATTCAAGTTGCTGTTAAGAATTTTGAAGAAGTAGACGATGGGGTTGATGGGGTGAGGTATGCAAAGACATTGCAAGAACTAAGGAAATTTAAGGCTGCTGGGGACCCATTTACGGACGAGTTTTTTGCACTGTTTCAATCAGTTTATCAGCACCATGTATCAATGTTGGAAAAGTTGCAGCTTCGGAAGAGAAAGCTAGATAAGAAATTGAAATCTCTAAAGACTTGGAGGAGAGTGTCCAATGTCCTTTTTGTGGCTGCTTTTGTTTCAGTGTTGGTTCTCTCGGTGGTAGCAGCTGCCATTGCAGCTCCTCCTGTTGTAACTGCTTTGGCAGGTGCATTGGCTGTTCCCATAGGTTCAGTGGGAAAATGGTGCAACGCTCTTTGGAAGCGCTATGAAAATGCAGTGAAAGGACAAAGGGAGGTAATCAGCTCAATGCAGGTTGGCACATACATTACCATGAAGGACTTGGATACCATTCGGGTAATGGTCAACAAACTGGAAATTGAGATTGAGTCAATGTTGCAGAATGTTGATTTTGCTCTCAGAGAAGAGGAGGCAGTGAACCTGGCAATGGATGAGATCAAGAAGAAGCTGGAACTGTTTATGGATACCATTGATAATTTAAGTACGCATGCTGATAAGTGTAGCCGGGATATAAGGAGGGCGAGGACAGTGATTTTGCAGCAGATAATAAGACATCCGACAAATTAA
- the LOC122301604 gene encoding uncharacterized protein LOC122301604, protein MADQSEITLEHLETRKSKRSKDSSSSMESRLDGIEKAMAKILAKIEDWDQSHREVSTLDNTVTRMEVAVADVRDRLDIVEQGLEELGLEGQSESLKESILSTISPTIEAQRVENVAFQDRVLGELTKLQGQMEDYRVGLEETKADWAICKRAVANGGAVGAGMMATPRVDTSKPKEFDEDLLFNFTDGLKSWVAQELKRRGVNDISTALTVAETLEEFEYHKSDNSSKPKSSKDNYSKGGGAKGFKPSQYKDRRDKPSTSKEGKRDYSQDKKPKDACFLCNGPHWARDCPKRKALNAMLEEKEEEATRLGIPFKKGQGWLKTVNSKAKPLYGVAHGVELQLGTWKGTVDFSVAPMDDFNIVLGMEFLRQFNVVSLPHYNSVCILEGGPCMIPTMSKPNTTQLLSAMQFKKGWKKGEVSYLASMEEGEVKISSPPPKEIQKVLRDYEDVMPPELPKQLPPRREVDHQIEMEPGAKPPAKAPYRMSPPELEELRRQLKELLDAGFIQPSKAPYGAPVLFQKKHDGSLRLCIDYRALNKVTIKNKYPIPLIADLFDQLGHAKYFSKLDLRSGYYQVRIAEGDEAKTTCIFHPYLDQFVVVYLDDIVIYSSTLEKHVEHLRVVFRVLKENQLYVKKEKCSFALNEVHFLGHKIQGGKLSMEEGKIEAIKKWDPPTKVTELRSFLGLVNYYRRFIKGYSTRASPLTDLLKKNRAWEWSSRCQEAFDDLKTAITEEPVMALPDCTKPFEVQSDASDFAIGGVLMQEGHPIAYESRKLNETERRYTVQEKEMTAIIHCLRVWRHYLLGSRFVVKTDNIATSYFQSQKKLSPKQARWQDFLAEFDFVLKYKPGKANLVADALSRKGELSAITQAQGELLDMIHEGMEHDPLAKNLVENQSPAGLLEPLPIPSHPWESMSMDFIVALPKSEGCGTLIVVVDRFSKYATFIAAPKDCSAEETAKLFFKHVVKY, encoded by the exons ATGGCGGATCAAAGCGAGATCACCCTGGAGCACCTGGAGACACGGAAGAGCAAGAGGTCAAAAGACTCAAGCTCATCTATGGAGTCCCGTCTCGATGGGATCGAGAAGGCCATggccaagatattggccaagatTGAGGATTGGGATCAGTCTCACAGGGAGGTGAGCACCCTTGACAACACGGTGACCAGGATGGAGGTGGCGGTAGCGGATGTCAGGGACCGACTTGACATCGTGGAGCAAGGTTtggaggagctaggattggagggacaatCCGAATCGCTCAAGGAGTCCATACTGAGCACCATCAGCCCTACCATCGAGGCACAACGTGTTGAGAACGTTGCTTTCCAAGACCGGGTCTTGGGGGAGCTAACAAAACTCCAAGGACAAATGGAGGATTACCGCGTCGGTCTGGAGGAGACCAAGGCGGATTGGGCTATATGCAAGCGTGCAGTGGCCAATGGGGGCGCCGTCGGAGCTGGAATGATGGCAacaccaagggtggataccTCCAAACCGAAGGAGTTCGATG aagatctcctcttcaacttcacCGATGGTCTCAAGTCTTGGgtggctcaagaactcaagcgtcgtggagtcaacgacatctccaccgccCTGACTGTGGCGGaaaccttagaagaatttgagtatCATAAGAGTGACAACTCTTCAAAGCCCAAGTCTTCAAAGGATAATTACAGCAAGGGTGGGGGAGCGAAGGGGTTCAAGCCCTCACAGTACAAGGACCGACGagacaagccttcaacatcaaaggaggGCAAGAGGGACTACTCTCAAgacaagaagccaaaggatgcCTGCTTCCTTTGTAACGGACCGCATTGGGCTAGAGATTGTCCTAAGCGGAAGGCCCTCAACGCTatgttggaggagaaggaa gaagaggccacaCGGCTAGGGATTCCTTTTAAGAAGGGTCAAGGATGGCTGAAGACTGTGAATTCTAAAGCCAAACCCCTTTATGGCGTAGCTCACGGggtggagctacaacttggcacGTGGAAAGGTACGGTGGATTTCTCTGTCGCTCCCATGGATGACTTCAACATCGTATtggggatggaattcttgagacaGTTCAATGTAGTGTCTCTTCCTCACTACAACTCGGTGTGTATCTTGGAGGGcggtccatgcatgatacccaccatgtccaagccaaacaccacccagCTTCTATCTgccatgcaattcaagaaaggatggaagaagGGCGAGGTGTCTTATTTGGCTTCGATGGAGGAAGGTGAAGTGAagatttcctcccctccacccaaggaGATCCAAAAGGTCCTCAGGGACTATGAGGATGTCATGCCGCCAGAAttgcccaagcaactaccacctaggagAGAGGTGGATCATCAGATCGAGATGGAACCCGGCGCTAAACCACCCGCCAAAGCCCCTTATCGCATGTCGCCTCCAGAGCTTGAAGAACTAAGGAGGCAACTTaaggagctacttgatgccggattcatccaaccctcTAAGGCACCATATGGGGCACCTGTGTTGttccaaaagaaacatgatgggtCGTTGCGGCTGTGCATCGACTACCGAGCTCTAAACAAGGTAACCATAAAAAACAAGTACCCTATTCCTTTAATtgctgatttgtttgatcaattgGGCCATGCAAAGTACTTCTCCAAGCTTGATCTAAGATCGGGATATTATCAAGTAAGGATTGCGGAAGGAGATGAAGCCAAaacaacttgt ATCTTCCATCCCTATCTTGATCAATTTGTGGTAGTCTATTTAGATGATATCgtcatctatagttctacccTTGAAAAACATGTGGAGCATTTAAGGGTTGTTTTCCGTGTCCTAAAGGAAAACCAACTCTATGTCAAGAAGGAGAAGTGCTCATTTGCTCTAAACgaagtccatttccttggccaTAAAATCCAAGGTGGAAAACTCAGCATGGAAGAGGGGAAAATTGAGGCAATCAAGAAGTGGGATCCTCCCACTAAGGTTACCGAGCTTCGATCCTTCCTTGGGCTTGTCAACTATTACAGGAGATTTATAAAAGGATACTCCACAAGAGCATCCCCCCTCACCGACTTGCTCAAGAAGAACAGGGCCTGGGAGTGGTCATCAAGGTGTCAGGAAGCCTTTGACGATCTGAAGACAGCCATCACGGAGGAACCGGTCATGGCCCTACCAGATTGTACCAAGCCTTTTGAGGTACAATCAGATGCATCAGATTTTGCTATAGGGGGAGTTCTCATGCAAGAGGGACATCCCattgcatatgagagtcgcaaactcaatgagactgAAAGGAGATACACCGTGCAAGAGAAGGAGATGACGGCCATCATCCATTGCCTCAGAGTTTGGCGACACTATTTGCTTGGCTCCCGTTTTGTAGTCAAGACAGATAACATTGCCACTAGTTACTTCCAAAGTCAGAAGAAACTAAGCCCAAAGCAAGCTAGgtggcaagacttcttggcagaatttgactttgtcttGAAGTACAAACCGGGCAAGGCCAACCTCGTTGCTGATGCATTAAGTAGGAAGGGGGAACTTTCTGCTATCACTCAAGCTCAAGGGGAGCTACTTGATATGATCCATGAAGGCatggagcatgatcccttagccaAGAACTTG GTGGAGAATCAAAGTCCTGCAGGATTActagaaccactacccattccttCTCACCCATGGGAAAGCATgagcatggattttatagtggctctacctaaaTCCGAGGGTTGCGGTACCCTCATTGTGGTGGTGGATCGATTCTCTAAGTATGCCACCTTCATCGCGGCTCCTAAGGATTGCTCAGCTGAAGAAACTGCAAAGttattcttcaagcatgtggtgaagtatTGA